The Thunnus thynnus chromosome 22, fThuThy2.1, whole genome shotgun sequence genome includes a window with the following:
- the rasl11a gene encoding ras-like protein family member 11A-like isoform X2 — MRLTGGDPAPGTMNSSGSGNFLLVPIPEYPLLDKTVKIVVLGASNVGKTALIVRFLTKRFIGDYEANTGALYSRKVTLDGEEVSLQIQDTPCVALQDDPEGLYCQEQINRSIYWADGYVLVFSITDHNSYRTIQPLYQHVRRIHPSGNIPVILVGNKSDLLRARQVPADEGETLAASLGDPGVGRRERGEKERRPPPCQTQISQHAGAEEEVQAGPVLQSQIGHHSLMAGWDRRQRAAGHVAKIRASV, encoded by the exons ATGCGGCTGACTGGTGGCGACCCTGCACCGGGAACCATGAACAGCAGCGGGTCTGGTAACTTTCTGCTGGTCCCCATACCGGAGTATCCCCTGCTGGACAAGACGGTGAAGATTGTGGTGCTGGGAGCGAGCAACGTCGGGAAAACCG CTCTGATTGTCAGGTTTCTGACCAAGAGGTTCATCGGGGATTATGAAGCAAACACTG GAGCGCTCTACTCCAGAAAGGTCACACTGGATGGGGAGGAAGTGTCGCTTCAGATCCAGGATACACCCTGCGTCGCTCTCCAG gatgATCCTGAGGGCTTGTACTGCCAGGAGCAGATCAACAG GTCCATCTACTGGGCAGACGGTTACGTGCTGGTTTTTTCCATCACGGACCACAACAGCTACCGCACCATCCAGCCGCTGTACCAGCACGTTAGACGCATACACCCTTCTGGAAACATACCTGTTATactg GTTGGCAACAAGAGCGACCTGCTCCGAGCTCGACAGGTGCCGGCAGATGAAGGCGAGACGCTAGCAGCCTCACTAG GTGATCCGGGCGTTGGGAGGAGGGAACggggagaaaaggagaggaggccTCCACCTTGCCAGACCCAAATCTCCCAACATGCAGGAGCTGAAGAGGAGGTTCAGGCAGGTCCTGTCCTCCAAAGTCAAATCGGCCACCACTCTCTGATGGCGGGATGGGACCGAAGACAACGTGCAGCCGGACACGTGGCAAAGATAAGAGCTTCCGTCTAA
- the rasl11a gene encoding ras-like protein family member 11A-like isoform X1, whose translation MRLTGGDPAPGTMNSSGSGNFLLVPIPEYPLLDKTVKIVVLGASNVGKTALIVRFLTKRFIGDYEANTGALYSRKVTLDGEEVSLQIQDTPCVALQDDPEGLYCQEQINRSIYWADGYVLVFSITDHNSYRTIQPLYQHVRRIHPSGNIPVILVGNKSDLLRARQVPADEGETLAASLGGVYFEASARENHEGVHAAFLHLCQEVIRALGGGNGEKRRGGLHLARPKSPNMQELKRRFRQVLSSKVKSATTL comes from the exons ATGCGGCTGACTGGTGGCGACCCTGCACCGGGAACCATGAACAGCAGCGGGTCTGGTAACTTTCTGCTGGTCCCCATACCGGAGTATCCCCTGCTGGACAAGACGGTGAAGATTGTGGTGCTGGGAGCGAGCAACGTCGGGAAAACCG CTCTGATTGTCAGGTTTCTGACCAAGAGGTTCATCGGGGATTATGAAGCAAACACTG GAGCGCTCTACTCCAGAAAGGTCACACTGGATGGGGAGGAAGTGTCGCTTCAGATCCAGGATACACCCTGCGTCGCTCTCCAG gatgATCCTGAGGGCTTGTACTGCCAGGAGCAGATCAACAG GTCCATCTACTGGGCAGACGGTTACGTGCTGGTTTTTTCCATCACGGACCACAACAGCTACCGCACCATCCAGCCGCTGTACCAGCACGTTAGACGCATACACCCTTCTGGAAACATACCTGTTATactg GTTGGCAACAAGAGCGACCTGCTCCGAGCTCGACAGGTGCCGGCAGATGAAGGCGAGACGCTAGCAGCCTCACTAG GAGGAGTTTACTTTGAGGCCTCGGCCCGAGAGAACCATGAGGGAGTCCACGCCGCCTTCCTTCATCTCTGTCAGGAG GTGATCCGGGCGTTGGGAGGAGGGAACggggagaaaaggagaggaggccTCCACCTTGCCAGACCCAAATCTCCCAACATGCAGGAGCTGAAGAGGAGGTTCAGGCAGGTCCTGTCCTCCAAAGTCAAATCGGCCACCACTCTCTGA